In Actinopolyspora saharensis, the genomic window CTCCGGAGGAGTCCTGCCGACCCGCGGGGTCCGCCCGGGTCTCCTCACCCGTTCCGGGGGCGGAGGGAAGAGGCTTGTACCGAGTGGACGCCTCCTCCGGAGCCACCTCGGGGGCGGAGGCGTTCGCGTGCGGGGGGTGCTGGTTCGGAGCAGCGGGAACCTGGCCGCCCGGTCGTGGACCGACCGCTGCCCGCCCGGGATTCGCGGGTGGGGGCGGTGCCGGGGGGACCGATCCGGGAGCTGCCTGCCCCGCCGCGGGGGGAGCTCCGGAAGCAGCGGGACCGCCGGGAGGCGTTCCGGGGCCGGGCACCTGCCGCGCATCGGGTGACTGCGGTTCCCGCACGGGCGGGTGCTGGAGCGTGGCGTCCTCGTCGGCTGGTTCGCCGAGCTGTCCGCTCTCCTGGTGCTGTGGTCCCCCGGTCGAGGGGAACTGCTGCTGCGGCGCAGCCGGAGCGGGTGGTGTGAAGGCAGGTGGAGCCCCGGCCCCGGGGGCGGGATTCACACCCGTGGGCGCCTCCCCCGGAGCAGCTGCCCCGGAGGCGGAGGAGCGCGGTCGTCCTTCGGACGCGGAGCGCTGCTCGTTGGGGCGCTGTTCGTTGGGGCGGTTGCGCGGGCCGTTCGGCCTCCGCGGCGCTCCCCGGAACGGCGGGATCTGCGTGGTGTCGTCGGCCTCGTTGGGCGGGGCGGACGCCTGCGGTCCCGGAGCGGGGGGCTGCTGCTCCTCACCCGTCGGAGCCCGCCACTGCCCGGGAGGGGGACCCTGAGGTGGACTCTGCGCCGAACTCCGCGGCGGGTTCTGCGGCTGGTTCTGCGGAGGTGTTGCGTCCTCCTGCTCGGAGGAGTGTCGGGCACGTCGCCGCGCGCGACGGGAGCGCCCGGGGCGCGCGTTCGGTGTCTCCGGGGCCGGTTGTCGGGCGGAGGTCTCCGCCGCGTCGGCTCGGGGAGCGGGCTGCTCGGCGTGCTCGGCTGCTCGACGGCCCTCGGCCGGGGGCTGAGGTGACTGCGGTGGATCCTGAGGCGCGTCCTGCTCGTTTTCCTCGATCCTGCGGTGTGACCCGGTGGACTGCGTCTGACGTTTGCCGTGCTTGGACAGCAGGTCCCCGACTCGCGTTCCCCCGGTGCCGTCGTCCCCCAGTGCGCGCCTGCGCCTACGTGACTTGGACCGCTCGCCGGTTTCGTTCCCTGCCTCCTCCGCGGCGGAGGAAGCCCACTCCGAGTGGGAACTCTGGTGCCCCGAACTGCCTTCGCGGGGTTTTTCCGGCACCCGTGTTCCCTCCCACCTTACAGCCATTGGCGTTCATCCCGATGTTTGGCGATCCCCACCCCCGATGCTGTATCGCCATACTCGGCCAAGATGCTACGGCCGATCGTTCGGACTGACGATAGTGGCACCGGATTCTTCACAATATGTGCACTGCAGCGCGGGGTGCTGTCGGGCAAATCACAAGCTGTGCTCCCCCGTGTGGGGGAGTGGTGGACGTTGTGTCCACACCGGAGCGCGGCCGCGCTCGGTAGTATTTCGGTGACTATTCGGAATGTTCGTCCGTTCCGGTCAATTGCACTTCGCCGTCGGTGCGGTATGCCACCTTATTGCGCCCGGATTGTTTGGCCGCGTACAGCAACACATCGGCGCCGAGTATTTTTTGCTCCGTGGTCGTCGGGGTCGGTGCGCTGGTGTGCCCGGTGTCGTAACTCAATCCGATGCTGACCGTTATGCGCAGCCCGCTGGCCATTCGCATCCACGGAAAACTCTCGATTCGGGCGCGTGCGCGTTCGCACACGGCGACAGCGGTGCCCACGTCCACTTCGGGCAGTACCAGTACGAATTCCTCGCCCCCGTATCTGGCGCAGAATCCCCGGGAGGGAAGTTCTTCCTGCAGTAACTCCACCACGTTCTGGAGCACGCGGTCGCCGAGCACGTGACCGTGGGTGTCGTTGATCTGCTTGAACCAGTCCAGGTCCACCAGAGCTATGCCGATCCCCCCGATGGTCTCCTCGGTCAGCCTTCTGAGGCGTTCGTCCAGGTAACGACGGTTGTAGCTGCTGGTCAGCGTGTCGCGCAGGCTCTGCTCCCGCGCTCTGGCGTGCTCCCTGCGTAGCCAGTTCACCTCGTGACGCAGCTGCTCGGGAACGCGCGGAGTCAGCTCGCTGTCCCGCAGGTCCAGGGCAGCGCGCAAGTGCCGGTACGCCTGTTGCCACCTTTCACGCGTAGCGAGCAGCTCGGCTATGGCCTCGTGCAGCTGGGCGAGGCCGACCGCCGTGGTCGGGTCGGTGGCGTAGTGCCTGCCCGTCGAATGTTCGGTACACGGAAGGTCGTGCAGGCGTGCCCGAGCGGCCTCGTCCTGCCAGGTGCCCGACCTGGCAATGCCATCGCGAAGTCCGGACATCGCACTCACCTCCCATCCTGGTTTCGTCGAACGGTGTGCTCGGCTTGAGCCGGTTGCGCTCAGCTGCGCGTGAATTCGCTCAACCGGCGTACTCGTCCCGAGCGCGAGCGGGAGGGAAGCGCACGGCCGACCGAACCCCGCGTGCCGCTCATTGAACAGGCTTGCGGGCGATTACGCAGCGTTCGAGTTCGAATTCGCTGTGCTATCACCGGTTGGGGGGACGTGCCTGCCCTGCGCGGTGGAACGGAGTCAGGTCGGGCACGGGGCGAACCCGTAGATCCTCCCGTCCAGCGAGACCAGGTGCTTCGAGCCGATCTGCCTGCCGACGACCTCACCGGAGCGGCGGACGGTGACCTCCACCGCGACCACCCAGACGCTTCCCGAGGGGCGCAGGCCGCGCACCGTGAAGCCGGGGTCCCGGCGGAGAGTGCGGGGCGCCGGGTCGATGGTGACGGTTCGCCCCGCCAGCGAGCAGGTGTTCTCCCGGAAATCCGGGTGCTGGGTGCGCCGGAGGAACGCCCGCTGGGCGTCCGGGCCGTGGCGCGCCGCCGCGTTGTTGGCCGCGAAGTAGTCGTTGACCGCGTTCCGCGGATCAGTGGGGAAGGCCCCCTCCTCCGGAGGAGCCGAACCACCCCAGAGCAGGCAGATCGGCATGCCGAGCAGCAGCCAGCGGGCACGCCAACGTCCGAGCGCGGGGATGCTCACCCCCCGTTGTGGTCCAGTTCCGCGCCCTCCGGAACGGAGGAGTCCTCCGGGTCGTCCAGCCAGCCTTCCGGCAACACCACCTTGCCCGCCGAGCCCTGCCTGCCCCGCGGGCCCTCGGCCTCGGCCGGGAACGGGACGTCCGGGTCCAGACCGGCCAGCAGGTCGTCCAGTTCGGCCAGGGTGGAGACCAGGCCGAACCGCTTCCTGAGCTCGGATCCGACGGGGAACCCGCGCAGGTACTGGGCCATGTGCTTGCGCAGGTCGCGCACGCCCTTGTCCTCGCCCATGTGCTCGGTCAGCAGCTCCGCGTGCCTGCGCAGCACGCGTG contains:
- a CDS encoding GGDEF domain-containing protein, producing the protein MSGLRDGIARSGTWQDEAARARLHDLPCTEHSTGRHYATDPTTAVGLAQLHEAIAELLATRERWQQAYRHLRAALDLRDSELTPRVPEQLRHEVNWLRREHARAREQSLRDTLTSSYNRRYLDERLRRLTEETIGGIGIALVDLDWFKQINDTHGHVLGDRVLQNVVELLQEELPSRGFCARYGGEEFVLVLPEVDVGTAVAVCERARARIESFPWMRMASGLRITVSIGLSYDTGHTSAPTPTTTEQKILGADVLLYAAKQSGRNKVAYRTDGEVQLTGTDEHSE